Proteins encoded in a region of the Flavobacterium sp. PMTSA4 genome:
- a CDS encoding purine-nucleoside phosphorylase, with product MWEQVQETVNYIKSKTGYTPDYGVILGSGLGSFTNDIEIEFTLPYNEIPNFPVSTVEGHKGALVFGKIGDKKVVAMQGRFHYYEGYTMQQVTFPVRVMKYLGINKLIVSNASGGVNPNYHVGAVTIITDHINMFPEHPLRGQNDNRFGPRFVNMSEPYNRKMIAKAKELAKKFDLEVFEGVYLGLQGPTFETLAEYKMVVNIGADCVGMSTVPEVIVAKHMDMDCFGVSVITDMGDVDSIDSISHEEVLEAAKGAEPTVRTLIKQLILNY from the coding sequence ATGTGGGAACAAGTACAAGAAACCGTTAATTACATTAAAAGTAAAACTGGCTATACTCCGGATTATGGAGTTATTCTAGGTTCAGGATTAGGAAGTTTTACAAATGACATTGAAATAGAGTTTACATTGCCATACAATGAAATTCCAAATTTTCCTGTTTCAACTGTCGAAGGTCACAAAGGCGCTTTAGTATTTGGAAAAATTGGAGATAAAAAAGTAGTTGCTATGCAAGGTCGTTTTCATTATTATGAAGGATATACAATGCAGCAAGTTACTTTTCCAGTTCGTGTGATGAAATATTTAGGAATAAATAAATTAATTGTTTCTAATGCTTCTGGTGGTGTAAATCCTAATTATCACGTTGGAGCTGTTACCATAATTACTGACCATATTAATATGTTTCCAGAACATCCTTTGCGAGGACAAAACGATAATCGTTTTGGACCAAGATTTGTAAATATGAGCGAACCTTACAACCGAAAAATGATTGCTAAAGCTAAAGAATTAGCCAAAAAATTCGATTTAGAAGTTTTTGAAGGCGTTTATCTTGGGTTACAAGGACCAACTTTCGAAACATTGGCAGAATATAAAATGGTGGTTAATATTGGCGCTGATTGTGTTGGAATGTCAACTGTTCCAGAAGTAATTGTTGCCAAACACATGGACATGGATTGTTTTGGAGTTTCGGTAATTACAGATATGGGTGATGTAGATAGTATTGACTCAATATCTCATGAAGAAGTTCTAGAAGCTGCTAAAGGTGCAGAACCAACGGTTAGAACTTTAATCAAGCAGCTGATTTTGAATTACTAA
- the lpxK gene encoding tetraacyldisaccharide 4'-kinase → MIILRKLLFPFTILYGIVTSIRNFLYDKSIFKSYSFSVPIIAVGNLSVGGTGKTPQIEYLIRLLQDDYNVAVLSRGYKRKSEGFVLADKNSSAEILGDEPFQIHQKFPKINVAVDADRKNGIENLLSFNEKPEVILLDDAFQHRRVKAGFNILLTAYDDLFCDDFILPMGNLRESRSGAKRANLIVVTKCPNSISEDEKERITKKLVANKKVYFSTIEYDDFVYGKDKSLAISEVKPKEKLLLAGIAKPDLFFDYLKQSNDETMVFPDHHHFTENDIKTIENKTKNQLIITTEKDYVRLANHTLQSDIYYLPIKSKFLSDADDFNKTIKKYVGTSTRNR, encoded by the coding sequence ATGATTATTTTAAGAAAACTTCTTTTTCCATTTACCATTTTATATGGAATTGTTACTTCTATTAGAAATTTTCTTTACGATAAATCAATTTTTAAAAGTTATTCTTTTTCTGTTCCAATAATTGCAGTTGGTAATTTGAGTGTTGGTGGAACGGGTAAAACTCCACAAATTGAATATTTAATTCGCCTGCTTCAAGATGATTATAACGTTGCGGTTTTAAGTCGTGGTTATAAACGAAAGTCAGAAGGTTTTGTTTTGGCAGATAAAAATTCTTCGGCAGAAATTCTTGGTGATGAACCTTTTCAAATACATCAAAAATTTCCAAAAATTAATGTTGCTGTAGATGCCGATAGAAAGAATGGAATTGAAAATTTATTGTCTTTTAATGAAAAACCAGAAGTCATTTTGTTAGATGATGCTTTTCAGCATCGCAGAGTAAAAGCAGGATTTAATATTTTGTTGACCGCTTATGATGATTTGTTTTGTGATGATTTTATTCTTCCAATGGGAAATTTACGAGAAAGTAGAAGTGGAGCAAAACGTGCCAATTTGATTGTGGTTACAAAATGTCCAAATTCAATTTCAGAAGATGAGAAAGAAAGAATAACAAAGAAATTAGTAGCAAATAAAAAAGTTTATTTTTCAACTATAGAGTATGATGATTTCGTTTATGGAAAAGACAAATCATTGGCAATAAGTGAAGTCAAACCAAAAGAAAAGTTACTTTTGGCAGGAATAGCCAAGCCAGATTTATTTTTTGATTATTTAAAACAATCAAATGATGAAACTATGGTTTTCCCTGACCATCATCATTTTACTGAAAACGATATAAAAACTATTGAAAATAAAACCAAAAACCAATTAATTATCACTACCGAGAAAGATTATGTTCGATTGGCTAACCACACTTTACAATCGGATATTTATTATTTGCCAATAAAAAGTAAATTTCTTTCAGATGCTGATGATTTCAATAAAACTATAAAAAAATATGTGGGAACAAGTACAAGAAACCGTTAA
- a CDS encoding Nif3-like dinuclear metal center hexameric protein produces the protein MKIKELFPILEEMAPLAYAEDFDNVGLLVGNEEQEVTGILVCHDALESVIDEAISNSCNLVVCFHPILFSGLKKITGKTYVEKAVLKAIKNDIAIYAVHTALDNHQNGVNKIFCDALGLTNTKILVPKQNFIQKLITYTIPENEIQLRNALFEAGAGKIGNYENCSFNSTGIGTYMGNENSNPEIGERFEFVESNEIKIEVTFEKHSQSKILKALFSNHVYEEVAYEIYQLQNQHQNIGLGMIGELQNPMNEIDFLNFVKDKMQCESIRYTKLLNKSIKKVAVLGGSGSFAIKNAIQAGADVFLTADLKYHNFYEAENQIVLADIGHFESERYTKNYIVDFLKEKITNFAPAFSTGKVVLSKENTNPVKYL, from the coding sequence ATGAAAATAAAAGAACTTTTTCCAATCCTTGAAGAAATGGCACCTTTAGCCTATGCTGAAGATTTTGACAATGTTGGTTTATTAGTTGGTAATGAAGAGCAAGAAGTTACAGGAATTTTAGTTTGTCATGATGCACTAGAATCAGTAATTGATGAAGCAATTTCAAATTCTTGTAATTTGGTGGTTTGCTTCCATCCTATTCTTTTTTCGGGTTTAAAAAAAATTACTGGTAAAACTTATGTTGAAAAAGCGGTTTTAAAAGCAATCAAAAATGACATCGCAATTTACGCCGTTCACACTGCTTTGGATAATCATCAAAATGGAGTTAATAAAATATTTTGTGATGCTTTAGGATTGACGAACACAAAAATTCTAGTTCCAAAACAAAATTTTATTCAAAAACTTATCACTTATACAATTCCTGAAAACGAAATTCAACTCAGAAATGCTTTGTTTGAAGCTGGCGCAGGAAAAATTGGCAATTATGAAAATTGCAGTTTTAATTCAACTGGAATCGGAACCTACATGGGAAATGAAAACAGTAATCCAGAAATTGGTGAACGTTTTGAATTTGTTGAATCAAACGAAATAAAAATTGAAGTTACATTTGAAAAACATTCACAATCAAAAATTTTAAAAGCTCTTTTTTCAAATCATGTTTATGAAGAAGTTGCTTATGAAATTTATCAATTACAAAATCAGCATCAAAACATTGGATTAGGAATGATTGGAGAATTACAAAATCCAATGAATGAAATTGATTTTCTTAACTTTGTAAAAGACAAAATGCAGTGTGAAAGCATTCGTTATACTAAGTTATTAAACAAATCCATTAAAAAAGTGGCTGTTCTTGGTGGTTCGGGAAGTTTTGCCATAAAAAATGCTATTCAAGCTGGTGCAGATGTTTTTTTAACCGCCGATTTGAAATACCACAACTTTTATGAAGCTGAAAATCAGATAGTTTTGGCTGATATTGGTCATTTTGAGAGTGAAAGATATACAAAAAATTATATTGTTGATTTTCTTAAAGAAAAAATTACTAATTTTGCACCTGCATTTTCCACAGGAAAAGTTGTTTTATCAAAAGAAAATACAAACCCAGTTAAGTACTTATAA
- a CDS encoding zinc ribbon domain-containing protein: MATTKELSVEDKLRALYDLQLIDSRIDEIRNVRGELPLEVEDLEDEVAGLSTRLDKFKSDLVSIEEQIKAKKNAIEDHQAAIKRYTEQQKNVRNNREFNSLSKEIEFQELEIQLAEKHIKEMKASIEHKKEVVASSKEKLEQKTSHLKHKKAELNDIMAETQKEEAFLMEKSAEYEALIEERLLAAYKRIRSSVVNGLAVVSIERGASAGSFFTIPPQTQVEIASRKKILTDEHSGRILVDTVLAAEEKEKMEKLFAKM; this comes from the coding sequence ATGGCTACTACAAAAGAATTGAGCGTTGAAGACAAATTAAGAGCGCTGTATGATTTACAATTAATCGATTCAAGAATTGACGAAATTAGAAACGTTAGAGGTGAATTGCCTTTAGAAGTGGAAGATTTAGAAGATGAAGTAGCAGGGTTAAGCACTCGTTTAGACAAATTCAAAAGTGATTTAGTATCAATAGAAGAGCAAATTAAAGCTAAGAAAAATGCTATTGAAGATCACCAAGCTGCAATCAAAAGATATACTGAACAACAAAAAAATGTTCGTAACAATAGAGAATTCAACTCATTGTCAAAAGAAATTGAATTTCAAGAATTAGAAATTCAATTGGCTGAAAAACACATCAAAGAGATGAAAGCTTCCATCGAACATAAAAAAGAAGTAGTTGCAAGTTCTAAAGAAAAATTAGAGCAAAAAACTTCTCACTTAAAACACAAAAAAGCAGAGCTTAATGATATCATGGCAGAAACTCAAAAAGAGGAAGCTTTCCTTATGGAAAAATCTGCTGAATATGAAGCATTAATTGAAGAGCGTTTATTAGCTGCTTACAAAAGAATTCGTAGCAGCGTAGTTAACGGATTAGCTGTTGTTTCAATTGAGCGTGGTGCATCTGCTGGTTCATTCTTTACAATTCCACCACAAACACAAGTGGAAATTGCTTCACGCAAAAAAATCTTAACCGATGAGCATTCTGGAAGAATTCTTGTTGACACAGTATTAGCTGCTGAGGAAAAAGAAAAAATGGAAAAATTATTCGCAAAAATGTAA
- a CDS encoding alpha/beta hydrolase — MKKIQQFILVKSIGFYINLLSFINIEKAKKLSYELFSQPRKGKIKKEKLPKTLTTAVHENFTFQNETIQCYRWTGTEDVILLVHGWESNSSRWKKLLHQLKPLGKTIVAIDAPAHGLSSGKEFNAPKYAEFIQVVSQKYQPKYIIGHSVGGAAISYYLHKFNSTTIEKVVLLGSPSDFKIISNNYVSLLSLNNKVKNSLENLYHQKFNIHIDDFKGHYFAKNFTQKALIAHDIDDDIVLVEEGKKYASAWKNAEYIETKGLGHSMHDITLYQKISDFIHLEN; from the coding sequence ATGAAAAAAATTCAGCAATTCATACTCGTTAAGTCAATTGGTTTCTACATAAACCTGCTAAGTTTTATAAATATTGAAAAGGCAAAAAAATTGTCTTATGAATTATTTAGTCAGCCAAGGAAAGGAAAAATTAAAAAAGAAAAACTTCCTAAAACATTAACAACTGCTGTTCATGAAAATTTTACCTTTCAAAATGAAACAATTCAATGTTACCGTTGGACTGGAACAGAAGATGTTATATTATTAGTTCATGGTTGGGAAAGTAATTCATCTCGTTGGAAAAAATTATTACACCAACTAAAACCTCTAGGCAAAACTATTGTTGCCATTGATGCACCTGCACATGGATTAAGTAGTGGAAAAGAATTTAATGCACCAAAATATGCCGAATTTATTCAAGTGGTTTCACAAAAATACCAACCAAAATACATAATTGGACATTCTGTTGGTGGTGCAGCGATTAGTTACTATTTGCATAAATTCAATTCTACAACAATTGAAAAAGTAGTTTTATTAGGTTCGCCTTCTGATTTCAAAATAATCAGCAACAATTATGTTTCTTTATTAAGCTTAAATAATAAAGTTAAAAACTCACTCGAAAATTTATATCATCAAAAATTTAACATTCATATTGATGATTTCAAAGGTCACTACTTTGCTAAAAATTTCACTCAAAAGGCACTAATTGCCCACGATATTGATGATGATATCGTTTTGGTTGAAGAAGGAAAAAAATATGCTTCTGCTTGGAAAAATGCTGAATATATTGAAACCAAAGGATTAGGACACAGCATGCATGATATAACTTTATATCAAAAAATATCCGATTTCATACATCTAGAAAATTAA
- the cphA gene encoding cyanophycin synthetase, with translation MKILKIQALRGPNIWSINRKKLIQMRLDLEEMEQFPTNKIDGFRERIEAMFPTMIEHRCSEGTRGGFFSRIERGTWMGHVIEHIALEIQTLAGMETGFGRTRETKTPGVYNVVFSYTEENVGLFAAESAVAIAEALIAGNNYDVEADIQKMREIRERVRLGPSTGSIVEEAVSRDIPWIRLGTNSLVQLGYGINQMRFQATITCKTSNIAVDIACNKEETKRMLDMASIPVASGGICVDEEDLEDVVKKIGYPIVIKPLDGNHGKGASINVKTWEDAVEGLAYAKKYSRRVIVEKFITGFDFRVLVIDNKLVAAAKREPAHVKGDGVHNIQQLIDETNLDPRRGYGHENVLTQIDVDRDTTDLLEKLGYTLETVPRKDEVVYLKSTANLSTGGTSLDVTDMMHPENIFLCERISRVIGLDVCGIDIMAENLTQPLKENGGCILEVNAAPGFRMHLAPSEGLPRNVAAPVIDMLYPPGKESRIPIIAVTGTNGKTTTTRLIAHIVKNNGYKVGFTTSDGIYIQNHMMEKGDTTGPISAEYILKDPTVEFAVLETARGGILRAGLGFGRCDIAIITNIQEDHLGLSDIHTLDDLARVKSVVVRSVKKDGWAILNAEDEHCMKIANELSCNIAYFSMDEDNPKVKQLSKEGKIVAVYENGFITIKKGEWKIRIEKATHVPLTLGGKARFMIANVLAASLASYLYGFKTEDISLSLQTFIPSAAQTPGRMNIFEFKKFKVLIDFAHNPAGYKGVEDYLSSVEATKKIGIIAGVGDRRDEDIRDCATIAARMFDHIIIRQEKHLRGRTEEEIIGLIMEGIEASGKSVTTEIIKREVEAIKHAISNAEDGSFITALSDVVTNAIEIVQEYLDKENEED, from the coding sequence ATGAAAATCCTAAAAATACAAGCGTTACGTGGACCAAACATTTGGAGTATAAATAGAAAAAAACTAATCCAAATGAGATTAGATTTAGAAGAAATGGAACAGTTTCCAACTAATAAAATCGATGGTTTTAGAGAACGTATAGAAGCCATGTTTCCTACTATGATAGAACATCGTTGCTCCGAAGGAACGCGAGGTGGTTTTTTCTCTAGAATAGAGCGTGGAACATGGATGGGACATGTTATTGAACATATTGCATTAGAAATACAAACATTAGCCGGTATGGAAACTGGCTTTGGAAGAACTAGGGAAACAAAAACACCTGGTGTTTACAATGTGGTTTTTAGTTATACCGAAGAAAATGTAGGTCTTTTTGCTGCTGAAAGTGCTGTAGCCATTGCTGAAGCATTAATTGCAGGAAATAATTATGATGTTGAAGCTGATATCCAAAAGATGCGAGAAATTCGCGAACGTGTTCGTCTTGGACCATCAACTGGAAGTATCGTTGAAGAAGCGGTTTCAAGAGATATTCCTTGGATTCGATTAGGAACAAATTCTTTGGTTCAATTGGGTTATGGAATCAATCAGATGCGTTTTCAAGCAACAATTACTTGTAAAACATCAAATATTGCAGTTGACATTGCCTGTAACAAAGAAGAGACTAAAAGAATGCTTGATATGGCTTCCATACCTGTTGCCAGCGGAGGAATTTGTGTTGATGAAGAAGATTTAGAAGATGTTGTTAAAAAAATTGGCTATCCAATAGTTATTAAACCTTTGGATGGTAATCACGGAAAAGGTGCTTCTATAAACGTTAAAACTTGGGAAGATGCGGTTGAAGGTTTGGCTTATGCCAAAAAATATAGTCGTAGAGTAATTGTAGAAAAATTTATCACAGGTTTTGACTTCAGAGTTTTGGTAATTGACAACAAATTGGTTGCTGCCGCAAAAAGAGAACCTGCACATGTTAAAGGCGATGGAGTTCACAATATTCAACAATTAATTGATGAAACTAATTTAGATCCAAGACGTGGTTATGGGCATGAAAATGTTTTAACCCAAATAGATGTTGACAGAGACACAACAGATTTATTAGAAAAATTAGGTTATACATTAGAAACAGTTCCAAGAAAAGATGAAGTTGTTTATTTGAAATCAACTGCAAATTTAAGTACAGGTGGAACTTCATTAGATGTAACAGACATGATGCATCCTGAAAATATTTTTTTGTGCGAACGTATTTCTAGAGTTATTGGTCTTGATGTTTGTGGTATAGATATTATGGCAGAAAATTTAACACAACCTTTGAAAGAAAACGGAGGTTGTATCCTTGAAGTTAATGCAGCTCCAGGTTTCAGAATGCACTTAGCACCAAGTGAAGGTTTACCAAGAAACGTTGCCGCACCAGTAATTGATATGCTTTATCCTCCAGGAAAAGAAAGTAGAATTCCAATTATTGCAGTAACTGGAACAAATGGAAAAACTACCACTACCCGATTAATTGCACATATTGTAAAAAATAACGGTTACAAAGTAGGTTTTACAACATCAGATGGAATTTATATTCAAAACCACATGATGGAAAAAGGCGATACAACTGGACCAATTTCTGCTGAATATATTTTGAAAGATCCAACCGTTGAATTTGCAGTTTTAGAAACAGCTCGTGGTGGAATTCTACGCGCAGGATTAGGTTTTGGTCGTTGTGATATTGCAATTATTACTAACATCCAAGAAGATCATTTAGGACTTTCTGACATTCATACTTTGGACGATTTGGCACGTGTAAAAAGTGTTGTTGTTCGTAGTGTTAAAAAGGATGGTTGGGCAATTCTTAATGCCGAAGATGAACACTGCATGAAAATAGCAAACGAGTTAAGTTGCAACATTGCATATTTCAGCATGGATGAAGATAATCCAAAGGTAAAACAACTATCAAAAGAAGGTAAAATTGTAGCTGTTTATGAAAACGGATTTATCACCATCAAAAAAGGTGAATGGAAAATCAGAATTGAGAAGGCAACTCACGTTCCATTAACGCTTGGAGGAAAAGCTCGATTTATGATTGCTAATGTTTTAGCCGCATCCTTAGCCAGCTATTTGTATGGTTTTAAAACAGAAGACATTAGTTTATCATTACAAACTTTTATACCAAGTGCTGCACAAACACCGGGAAGAATGAATATCTTTGAGTTTAAGAAATTCAAAGTATTGATTGACTTTGCTCATAATCCTGCCGGTTATAAAGGTGTTGAAGATTACCTGAGTTCTGTAGAAGCAACAAAAAAAATTGGAATTATCGCAGGTGTTGGTGATAGACGCGACGAAGATATTCGAGATTGTGCTACGATTGCTGCTAGAATGTTCGATCATATCATTATTCGTCAGGAAAAACACTTACGTGGTAGAACCGAAGAAGAAATTATCGGTTTGATTATGGAAGGAATTGAGGCTTCTGGAAAATCTGTAACCACCGAAATTATTAAACGCGAAGTTGAAGCAATTAAACACGCTATAAGCAATGCTGAAGACGGCAGTTTTATCACTGCTTTGAGCGATGTAGTTACTAATGCTATTGAAATTGTTCAAGAATATCTTGATAAGGAAAATGAAGAAGATTAA
- a CDS encoding mechanosensitive ion channel family protein: protein MKYKLSLLLLFIVCSISFGQIQDSITQKKKIDSLNTILLNDYNQKLTELKKEQSKDSLKKIELENELKGLKNTDNLKKEELLSELNRLRDAENNRLELKRARIDSLKATATGFPVRGFFNDTLFIIYSKIGSFSAEERAAAISKRINDLKDKLGFDKKSLSIDSVESNVDIVYKDKIIVSITENDAIWNGTTKQKLADNYKLIITNAILKYKDETSLTTLLKEIGLALIVILILVLLIIYLKKLFGWTAKKIEEQEGKLIKGIKLKNYVLFDAQREINVLLSANTLIKWLFIALSVYIVLPILFNIFPWTQDFSKTLFGYILNPLKKMASSIWHYLPNLFTIIIIIIVFRYIVKGMHFLKNEIQNEKLQLSGFYPDWANPTFQILKVVLYAFMFVLIFPYLPGSDSPVFQGVSVFLGFLFTFGSAGSLSNVMAGLVLTYMRLFRIGDRVKIGDVFGDVIEKSLLVTRVKTIKNEIISIPNSTVMSSHTINYSSETDSVGLILHSTVTIGYDVPWKKMHQALIDAANRTELLLKEPKPFVLQTSLDDFYVSYQINAYTKEANKQATIYSDLHQNIQDCCNEAGIEILSPHYRAARDGNTTTIPENYLDKDYKAPSFNVKIKKEE from the coding sequence ATGAAATACAAATTATCACTTTTACTTTTATTCATTGTTTGTTCCATAAGTTTTGGTCAGATACAAGATTCTATAACTCAGAAAAAGAAAATTGATTCGCTCAACACAATTCTTTTGAATGATTATAATCAAAAACTAACCGAATTAAAAAAAGAACAAAGCAAAGATTCATTAAAAAAAATAGAACTTGAAAATGAATTAAAAGGTTTAAAAAACACCGATAATTTAAAAAAAGAAGAACTCTTATCAGAACTAAACCGATTAAGAGATGCTGAAAACAATAGACTAGAACTAAAAAGAGCTCGAATTGATTCTTTAAAAGCAACAGCAACAGGATTTCCAGTAAGAGGTTTTTTTAATGATACTCTATTTATAATTTATAGTAAAATTGGTAGTTTTTCTGCTGAAGAACGTGCTGCAGCCATTTCAAAACGTATTAACGATTTAAAAGATAAACTTGGTTTTGATAAAAAATCATTATCTATTGATAGTGTCGAATCAAATGTTGATATTGTTTATAAAGATAAAATTATCGTTAGCATAACTGAAAATGATGCTATTTGGAACGGAACAACCAAGCAAAAACTAGCAGATAACTACAAGTTAATAATAACTAATGCAATCTTAAAATATAAGGATGAAACAAGCTTAACTACGTTGTTAAAAGAAATTGGTCTAGCATTAATTGTCATTTTAATTTTAGTTCTTTTAATTATTTATTTAAAAAAATTATTCGGGTGGACAGCTAAAAAAATCGAAGAACAAGAAGGAAAGTTAATTAAAGGAATAAAACTGAAAAACTATGTATTGTTTGATGCTCAAAGGGAAATTAATGTTCTTTTATCGGCTAATACATTAATAAAATGGCTTTTTATCGCTTTAAGTGTTTACATTGTTTTACCTATTCTTTTCAATATTTTTCCGTGGACACAAGACTTTTCTAAAACTCTATTTGGCTACATTTTAAACCCATTGAAAAAGATGGCATCAAGTATTTGGCATTATTTGCCAAATCTTTTTACCATTATCATCATAATTATTGTTTTTAGATACATAGTCAAAGGAATGCATTTTTTGAAAAATGAAATCCAAAACGAAAAACTTCAACTTTCTGGTTTTTATCCCGATTGGGCTAATCCAACATTCCAAATTCTAAAAGTTGTTTTATACGCTTTTATGTTTGTTTTGATTTTTCCTTATTTACCAGGAAGTGATTCACCAGTATTTCAAGGTGTTTCTGTTTTCTTAGGTTTCCTTTTCACATTTGGATCTGCGGGTTCATTATCAAACGTAATGGCCGGATTGGTTTTAACGTATATGCGTTTATTCCGAATTGGCGATAGAGTAAAAATTGGGGATGTTTTTGGAGATGTCATCGAAAAATCTTTATTGGTAACCCGAGTTAAAACAATTAAAAACGAAATTATCTCAATACCAAATTCAACTGTTATGAGTAGTCATACTATTAATTATAGTAGCGAAACGGATAGTGTTGGGTTAATTTTGCATTCTACAGTAACTATTGGATATGATGTACCATGGAAAAAAATGCATCAGGCGTTAATTGATGCTGCTAATAGGACTGAATTACTCTTAAAAGAACCAAAACCCTTTGTTTTACAAACCAGTTTGGACGACTTTTATGTTTCCTATCAAATAAATGCCTACACAAAAGAAGCAAACAAACAAGCTACAATCTACTCTGATTTGCATCAAAATATTCAAGATTGTTGTAATGAAGCTGGTATAGAAATTCTTTCTCCTCATTATCGTGCAGCCCGCGATGGAAACACAACGACAATTCCTGAAAACTATTTAGACAAAGACTATAAAGCTCCCAGTTTTAATGTAAAAATTAAAAAAGAAGAATAA
- a CDS encoding Hsp20/alpha crystallin family protein: MNLIKRNNLRFPSILDELLKPDWMGGVQNFSVDVPAVNIKETDLNFELELAVPGKKKEDFNIEIDHNVLTISSEEKNEIEEKDQDGRYTRKEFNYSSFRRAFTLPESVNSENINANYQDGVLKIALPKKEEALPKPKRLIEIM, from the coding sequence ATGAACTTAATTAAAAGAAACAATTTAAGATTTCCATCAATTCTGGATGAATTACTAAAACCAGATTGGATGGGTGGCGTACAAAACTTTAGTGTAGATGTACCAGCTGTAAACATCAAAGAAACCGATTTGAATTTCGAATTAGAATTGGCTGTTCCTGGTAAAAAGAAAGAAGATTTTAACATCGAAATCGATCACAATGTACTAACTATTTCATCTGAAGAAAAAAATGAAATAGAAGAAAAAGACCAAGACGGAAGATATACCCGAAAAGAGTTTAATTATTCTTCTTTCAGAAGAGCATTTACGTTACCAGAAAGTGTTAACTCAGAAAACATCAATGCAAACTATCAAGATGGTGTTTTAAAAATAGCACTTCCAAAGAAAGAAGAGGCGTTACCAAAACCAAAACGATTGATAGAAATCATGTAA